Proteins encoded within one genomic window of Ascaphus truei isolate aAscTru1 chromosome 8, aAscTru1.hap1, whole genome shotgun sequence:
- the RPL36 gene encoding large ribosomal subunit protein eL36 gives MAIRYPMAVGLNKGHRVTKNISKPRHCRRRGRLTKHTKFVRDMIREVCGFAPYERRAMELLKVSKDKRALKFIKKRIGTHIRAKRKREELSNVLAAMRKAAAKKD, from the exons ATGGCTATCAGGTACCCCATGGCCGTGGGCCTTAACAAAGGCCACCGTGTCACCAAGAACATCAGCAAGCCCAGGCACTGCCGCAGGAGAGGG CGCCTGACCAAACATACCAAGTTTGTCCGAGACATGATCCGCGAGGTGTGCGGCTTCGCTCCCTACGAGAGGCGCGCCATGGAATTGCTGAAGGTGTCAAAGGACAAGAGAGCGCTCAAGTTCATCAAGAAGAGG ATTGGCACTCACATCCGTGCCAAGAGAAAGAGGGAAGAGCTGAGCAATGTCCTGGCAGCCATGAGGAAAGCTGCAGCCAAGAAGGAttaa
- the LOC142501580 gene encoding lon protease homolog, mitochondrial, whose amino-acid sequence MQDLGDRLRMIVMGHRRIRINKQLEAEAEETPVEEKGKSQRRAKRSKKEGEKVVELVIEPNTPPGVLMVEVDNVVHEDFQVTEEVKALTAEIVKTIRDIIALNPLYRESVLQMMQAGQRVVDNPIYLSDMGAALTGAESQELQDVLEEINIPKRLYKALSLLKKEYELSKLQQRLGREVEEKIKQTHRKYLLQEQLKIIKKELGLEKEDKDAIEEKFRERLKVLTVPKHVMEVIDEELSKLGLLDNHSSEFNVTRNYLDWLTSIPWGKYSQENLDLRRAEVVLEEDHYGMEDVKKRILEFIAVSQLRGSTQGKILCFFGPPGVGKTSIARSIALALNREYFRFSVGGMTDVAEIKGHRRTYVGAMPGKIIQCLKKTKTENPLILIDEVDKIGRGYQGDPSSALLELLDPEQNSNFLDHYLDVPVDLSKVLFICTANVTETIPEPLRDRMEMINISGYVAQEKLAIAERYLVPQARRMCGLDVEKTQITSEALTVLIKQYCRESGVRNLQKQVEKVLRKSAYKIVNGEAESVEVTASNLQDFVGKPIFTVDRMYDVTPPGVVMGLAWTSMGGSTLFIETSLRRPMDKDGKDGSLEVTGQLGDVMKESAKIAYTFARSLLIRKDPDNGFLTTSHIHLHVPEGATPKDGPSAGCTIVTALLSLAMGHPARQNVAMTGEVSLTGKILPVGGIKEKIIAAKRAGVTCIILPAENKKDYYDLAGFITEGVEVHFVEHYDEIYDIVFPTP is encoded by the exons GGAG GATCCGCATCAATAAGCAACTGGAGGCGGAAGCTGAAGAGACACCAGTGGAGGAGAAGGGAAAGTCACAGAGGAGAGCAAAACGGTCCaaaaaggagggggagaaggtagTGGAGCTGGTGATAGAGCCCAACACGCCCCCAGGGGTCCTCATGGTGGAAGTGGACAATGTAGTTCATGAGGACTTCCAGGTCACAGAGGAGGTCAAA GCTCTCACTGCTGAGATAGTAAAGACCATCCGTGATATCATCGCTTTAAACCCACTTTACAG GGAGTCGGTGCTTCAGATGATGCAGGCTGGACAGAGAGTGGTGGACAATCCCATCTATCTGAGCGACATGGGGGCAGCACTGACTGGAGCAGAGTCCCAAGAGCTGCAGGACGTGCTGGAGGAGATAAAT atCCCAAAGCGTCTTTACAAGGCTCTGTCATTACTGAAAAAAGAATACGAGCTGAGCAAACTGCAGCAACGTCTGGGCCGTGAG GTGGAGGAGAAGATCAAGCAGACGCACAGAAAGTACCTGCTCcaggagcagctgaagatcatcAAGAAGGAGCTGGGCCTAGAGAAGGAGGATAAAGACGCCATCGAAGAGAAGTTCCGGGAGCGTCTCAAGGTTCTGACTGTCCCCAAACATGTCATGGAGGTCATTGATGAGGAGCTCAGCAAGCTGGGGCTGCTGGACAACCACTCTTCCGAGTTCAA CGTCACTCGTAATTACCTGGACTGGCTGACGTCCATCCCCTGGGGAAAGTACAGCCAGGAGAACCTGGATCTGCGGCGGGCGGAGGTGGTTCTGGAGGAGGATCACTATGGGATGGAAGATGTCAAGAAGAGAATCCTG GAGTTTATAGCTGTGAGCCAGCTACGAGGAAGCACCCAAGGGAAGATCCTCTGCTTCTTTGGCCCGCCTGGGGTGGGTAAGACCAGCATCGCCCGCTCTATCGCCCTAGCGTTGAACAGGGAGTATTTCCGATTCAGTGTAGGAGGCATGACGGACGTGGCAGAGATCAAAGGGCACAG GAGAACGTATGTTGGGGCCATGCCTGGCAAAATCATCCAGTGCCTGAAGAAAACCAAGACTGAGAATCCTCTGATCCTTATTGATGAG GTGGATAAGATCGGGCGTGGGTATCAGGGGGACCCATCCTCCGCTCTCTTGGAGCTCCTGGACCCTGAGCAGAACTCCAACTTCCTGGACCATTACCTGGATGTACCTGTTGACTTGTCCAAG GTCCTCTTCATCTGCACAGCCAATGTCACAGAGACCATCCCGGAGCCTCTGCGGGATCGCATGGAGATGATCAATATTTCGGGGTATGTGGCCCAGGAAAAGCTGGCCATAGCAGAG AGGTACCTGGTGCCGCAGGCCCGACGCATGTGCGGGCTAGACGTGGAGAAGACGCAGATAACGTCGGAGGCCCTAACTGTGCTGATCAAACAGTACTGCAGGGAGAGCGGGGTCAGAAATCTGCAAAAGCAAGTGgagaag GTGCTCCGGAAGTCTGCTTATAAGATTGTGAACGGGGAGGCTGAGTCTGTGGAGGTGACCGCCTCAAACCTGCAGGACTTTGTGGGGAAGCCGATTTTCACAGTGGACAGAATGTACGATGTCACCCCACCCGGGGTGGTGATGGGGCTGGCATGGACTTCCATGG GCGGCTCCACCCTCTTCATTGAGACGTCCCTTCGGCGCCCCATGGATAAGGACGGCAAGGATGGGTCCCTGGAGGTAACTGGTCAGCTTGGGGACGTCATGAAGGAAAGCGCAAAGATCGCCTACACCTTCGCTCGTTCTCTCTTAATAAGGAAAGATCCCGACAACGGGTTCCTGACGACGTCACACATCCACCTGCACGTTCCAGAG GGAGCCACCCCAAAGGACGGTCCCAGTGCGGGCTGCACCATCGTCACCGCCCTGCTGTCGCTCGCCATGGGACATCCTGCTCGGCAGAATGTGGCCATGACTGGGGAGGTGTCTCTGACGGGCAAAATCCTGCCAGTGGGGGGCATCAAGGAGAAAATTATTGCT GCTAAAAGAGCTGGCGTTACCTGCATCATCCTCCCCGCCGAAAACAAAAAGGATTACTACGATCTGGCTGGGTTCATCACGGAGGGAGTGGAGGTGCACTTCGTTGAACACTACGACGAGATCTACGACATTGTGTTTCCGACACCGTAA